From the genome of Pantoea alfalfae, one region includes:
- a CDS encoding gluconate 2-dehydrogenase subunit 3 family protein, protein MLLEKPTTRRKFLLGSLLALPLSELVLKGMTAAQAAEMAAPELADYKPIFFSADEWQFILAATDRLIPAGGKGKAPGALETNVPIFIDQQLHSEAFGSEIYMQGPFNTKAPATMGYQIPFRPQQMYQTGIRLINQWSQNTHQKAFHALTLEEKDAVLTQVNKNEIDFAALGEADLKPSHFFSQLLSDTKHGYLADPMYGGNKGMKAWIAIGFPGARASFTEWVKQHNVPYPLGPVSIKGERA, encoded by the coding sequence ATGCTTTTAGAAAAACCCACCACCAGGCGTAAATTTTTGCTCGGTTCACTGCTGGCGTTGCCATTAAGTGAACTGGTCCTGAAAGGCATGACTGCGGCACAGGCTGCAGAGATGGCCGCACCGGAGTTAGCCGATTACAAACCGATCTTTTTTAGTGCCGATGAGTGGCAGTTTATTCTGGCCGCCACCGACCGCCTGATTCCGGCGGGCGGCAAAGGCAAAGCACCGGGCGCGCTGGAAACTAACGTGCCGATCTTTATCGATCAGCAGCTGCACAGCGAAGCGTTTGGCAGCGAAATCTATATGCAGGGGCCGTTCAACACGAAAGCACCCGCCACGATGGGTTATCAGATCCCGTTCCGTCCCCAGCAGATGTATCAGACCGGTATCCGGCTGATCAATCAGTGGTCGCAGAACACGCACCAGAAAGCGTTTCATGCGCTGACGCTGGAAGAGAAAGATGCGGTGCTGACCCAGGTCAACAAAAACGAGATCGACTTTGCCGCGCTGGGCGAAGCCGATCTTAAGCCTTCCCATTTCTTCAGCCAGCTGCTTTCCGATACCAAGCATGGCTACCTGGCCGACCCGATGTACGGCGGTAATAAAGGCATGAAAGCCTGGATCGCTATCGGCTTCCCCGGCGCGCGTGCCAGCTTCACCGAATGGGTGAAACAGCACAACGTTCCTTATCCGCTCGGCCCGGTCAGCATCAAAGGTGAACGCGCATAA
- a CDS encoding MarC family NAAT transporter, with amino-acid sequence MLELIKAVSLGLVVILPLANPLTTVALFLGLAGDMNFEERNRQARQASIYVFAIMMVAWYAGSAVLNTFGISIPGLRMAGGLIVAFIGFRMLFPAKPAGHSVEAKQKLDELDGAKEPVNIAFVPLAMPSTAGPGTIAMIISSASTVRSGVDFPAWVISVAPVLTFLLVSLILWISLRSSGAIMKLVGKSGIEAISRLMGFLLVCMGVQFIINGVLEVVRTFH; translated from the coding sequence ATGCTGGAACTGATTAAAGCGGTCAGCCTGGGGCTGGTGGTGATCCTGCCGCTCGCCAATCCGCTCACCACCGTGGCGCTGTTTTTAGGGCTGGCGGGTGACATGAATTTCGAGGAGCGCAACCGCCAGGCGCGCCAGGCTTCCATCTATGTCTTCGCCATCATGATGGTGGCATGGTACGCGGGCAGTGCGGTGCTGAATACCTTCGGTATCTCTATACCGGGTCTGCGCATGGCGGGCGGTCTGATTGTCGCCTTTATCGGCTTCCGGATGCTGTTCCCGGCTAAACCTGCCGGGCATTCAGTTGAAGCTAAGCAGAAACTGGATGAGCTGGATGGGGCTAAAGAGCCGGTGAATATCGCCTTTGTGCCGCTGGCGATGCCAAGTACGGCCGGGCCGGGAACCATTGCGATGATCATCTCTTCTGCCTCAACGGTGAGAAGTGGCGTCGATTTTCCCGCCTGGGTAATCAGCGTGGCACCGGTGCTGACCTTCCTGCTGGTGAGCCTGATTCTGTGGATCTCGCTGCGCAGTTCGGGTGCCATCATGAAGCTGGTGGGTAAAAGCGGTATTGAGGCGATATCGCGCCTGATGGGATTTTTACTGGTCTGTATGGGCGTGCAGTTCATCATTAACGGCGTGCTGGAAGTGGTACGCACCTTCCATTAA
- a CDS encoding ABC transporter substrate-binding protein, with the protein MRKTLLSLSLLTALTLVHPAYAATPADTLVVAVPLDGIISFDPAESFETVSNSSLRNIYQTLLEPNHQNPQQLSPLAATRWQAGKTPHSLVFDLNPQARFASGHPLTAQDVVFSLTRAVKLNKAPSFILGEFGWTPENIDQQFTVINDHQLELRWPAEIGSDLALRLLTAPVASIVDSKLAREHVSNNDYGNAWLKTHSAGSAAYAIKQFVPLQALVLEANSYSTQKPHLRRVLLKGVADAGSRRLLLQQGDVDVAYQLGPDQIAALKTQANVRVDAFPSSLVYYVGFNTQNAQQPALGNPALWQAARWLVDYDSLANQLLKGQYRIHQSFLPDGFDGALNTTPFHYDLKKAQEILQKGGIKPGTHIALTVVNQPPYIDVAQALQASFAKADVQLDIQPVAESELWSKMRSRDFQAIFTYWGADYIDPNTNASTFASNVPGGGKTLAWRVGWTIPALSAQTRAAAGESDAAKRRSLYTGLQTRIQQDSPFIVLLQGATQVAVRRNLSHLQQGIGVSLLNFEEVQK; encoded by the coding sequence ATGCGCAAAACGCTACTCTCACTCTCTTTATTGACTGCACTGACACTGGTTCACCCGGCATACGCCGCGACGCCAGCGGACACGCTGGTAGTCGCCGTGCCACTCGATGGCATCATCAGTTTCGATCCGGCGGAAAGTTTTGAAACCGTCAGTAACAGCAGCCTGCGCAATATCTACCAGACGCTACTGGAACCGAATCATCAGAACCCACAGCAGCTCTCGCCACTCGCCGCCACACGCTGGCAGGCCGGAAAAACGCCGCACAGCCTGGTATTTGACCTCAACCCACAGGCCCGTTTCGCCAGCGGTCATCCGCTGACCGCGCAGGATGTGGTCTTCTCCTTAACCCGCGCGGTAAAACTCAACAAAGCCCCCTCTTTTATCCTGGGTGAGTTTGGCTGGACGCCGGAAAATATCGATCAACAGTTCACGGTGATCAACGACCACCAGCTTGAACTGCGCTGGCCCGCTGAGATCGGCAGCGATCTGGCGCTGCGCCTGCTGACCGCGCCGGTCGCCTCCATCGTTGACAGTAAACTGGCCCGGGAACACGTCAGCAATAACGATTACGGCAATGCCTGGCTGAAAACGCACTCGGCTGGCAGCGCCGCCTATGCCATCAAACAGTTTGTCCCGCTGCAGGCGCTGGTGCTGGAAGCTAACTCTTACAGCACGCAGAAGCCGCATCTGAGGCGGGTATTGCTCAAGGGCGTAGCCGATGCCGGCAGCCGCCGACTGCTGCTCCAGCAGGGTGACGTGGATGTCGCCTATCAGCTTGGTCCGGACCAGATTGCCGCGCTGAAAACACAGGCAAATGTGCGGGTTGACGCCTTCCCGTCCAGCCTGGTTTATTACGTTGGCTTTAATACTCAGAACGCGCAGCAACCGGCGCTGGGCAATCCGGCCCTGTGGCAGGCGGCACGCTGGCTGGTTGACTATGACAGCCTGGCGAACCAGCTGCTGAAAGGTCAGTATCGCATCCATCAGAGCTTCCTGCCGGATGGCTTCGATGGTGCACTGAACACCACGCCGTTCCATTACGATCTGAAAAAGGCGCAGGAAATCCTGCAGAAAGGCGGCATCAAACCGGGCACCCACATCGCGCTGACGGTGGTGAACCAGCCGCCTTATATAGACGTGGCGCAGGCGCTGCAGGCGAGCTTTGCCAAAGCGGATGTGCAGCTTGATATCCAGCCGGTGGCGGAATCGGAGCTGTGGAGCAAAATGCGCAGCCGCGACTTCCAGGCAATCTTCACTTACTGGGGCGCGGACTACATCGACCCTAACACCAATGCCAGCACCTTTGCTTCTAACGTGCCAGGTGGCGGCAAAACCCTGGCATGGCGTGTCGGCTGGACCATTCCGGCGCTGAGTGCACAGACCCGCGCCGCCGCCGGAGAGAGCGATGCGGCTAAACGCCGTAGCCTCTATACCGGGCTGCAAACCCGCATCCAGCAGGATTCACCGTTTATCGTACTCTTACAGGGCGCGACCCAGGTGGCGGTGCGCCGCAATCTCAGTCACCTGCAGCAGGGCATCGGCGTCAGCCTGCTCAATTTCGAAGAGGTGCAGAAGTAA
- a CDS encoding DUF2382 domain-containing protein, whose amino-acid sequence MAGQPEHNNNAEVTLKLAEEQIALTKQKIVDGHVRVTRSTTEHDEVISTLLTQEKVEVEHVAKAQPVETMPEIREENGVLIVPVVEEEIQIVRKLVLKEEIHIRKVQENVPFQEVVTRREQQVNVERDDDQIS is encoded by the coding sequence ATGGCTGGACAGCCAGAGCACAATAATAATGCAGAGGTCACGCTTAAACTCGCTGAAGAGCAAATAGCCCTGACGAAGCAAAAGATTGTGGATGGACATGTCCGCGTTACCCGTTCCACAACTGAACATGACGAGGTCATCAGTACACTGCTTACCCAGGAGAAGGTTGAGGTTGAGCATGTAGCGAAAGCGCAGCCCGTTGAAACGATGCCCGAAATCAGGGAAGAGAATGGTGTACTGATTGTCCCGGTAGTAGAGGAAGAAATCCAAATCGTCAGAAAGCTGGTGCTTAAAGAGGAAATCCACATCCGAAAAGTGCAGGAGAATGTTCCTTTTCAGGAGGTGGTGACCCGACGTGAGCAGCAGGTGAACGTTGAGAGAGATGACGATCAAATCAGCTAA
- a CDS encoding c-type cytochrome — protein sequence MNKLKLKSFIFANAVLLASGFALPVHAEDEAQLIKQGEYLSRLGDCMACHSLPGKPAYSGGLAIESNLGTIFSTNITPDKQHGIGNYSEQQFSDAVRKGVLPDGSHLYPAMPYPDYAKISDADMHALYVYFMKGVQPSAEQPPETDLSFPFSQRWGMRFWNWAFTSDKPFQPIGGASAEVNRGAYIVESLGHCGSCHTPRGLGMNEKALDSGDDKFLAGGSLNNWDVPSLRGLPHWSEQEVIDYLQTGRNDKAAVGGEMTSVVEHSSSHMTDADLKAIAAYLKFLGGNPPLQAFSVQAQQATEAKLTAAKNLSEGERLYLDNCGACHFVTGKGAPGIFPELDGATIVNAKDPTGLIHTILAGAQQPSTAKAPSKLAMPGFAQRLNDDEVAQLATFIRQGWSNTAPAVSKDQVAEVRKTLK from the coding sequence ATGAATAAGCTGAAACTGAAGTCTTTTATTTTTGCCAACGCGGTGCTGCTGGCCAGCGGATTTGCGCTGCCGGTTCACGCCGAAGATGAAGCGCAACTGATTAAGCAGGGCGAGTATCTCTCCCGCCTGGGCGACTGTATGGCGTGCCACTCGCTGCCCGGCAAACCGGCCTATTCGGGTGGACTGGCGATTGAGTCGAACCTCGGCACTATTTTCTCCACCAACATCACGCCGGATAAGCAGCATGGCATCGGTAACTACAGCGAGCAGCAGTTCTCTGACGCGGTGCGCAAGGGCGTCTTACCGGATGGCTCGCATCTCTATCCGGCCATGCCGTATCCTGACTACGCCAAAATCAGCGATGCCGATATGCACGCGCTCTACGTCTACTTTATGAAAGGCGTGCAGCCGAGTGCGGAACAGCCACCGGAAACCGATCTGAGCTTCCCGTTCAGCCAGCGCTGGGGCATGCGGTTCTGGAACTGGGCGTTCACGTCCGATAAGCCGTTCCAGCCGATTGGTGGTGCGTCAGCCGAGGTTAACCGCGGTGCCTATATCGTGGAGAGTCTGGGTCACTGCGGCAGCTGTCATACGCCGCGCGGTCTGGGCATGAACGAGAAAGCGCTGGATAGCGGTGATGATAAATTCCTGGCGGGCGGCAGCCTGAACAACTGGGATGTGCCGTCACTGCGTGGCCTGCCACACTGGAGCGAGCAGGAAGTCATCGACTACCTCCAGACCGGCCGTAACGATAAAGCGGCAGTAGGCGGCGAGATGACCTCGGTGGTCGAGCACAGCAGCTCACACATGACCGATGCCGATCTCAAAGCTATCGCGGCCTACCTGAAATTCCTGGGCGGCAATCCGCCATTGCAGGCGTTCAGCGTGCAGGCGCAGCAGGCAACGGAAGCGAAACTCACCGCCGCGAAGAACCTCAGCGAAGGCGAGCGTCTCTATCTGGATAACTGCGGGGCCTGTCACTTCGTGACCGGCAAAGGCGCACCCGGGATCTTCCCGGAGCTGGATGGCGCAACCATCGTGAATGCTAAGGATCCAACCGGCTTGATCCACACCATTCTGGCCGGTGCGCAGCAGCCTTCGACCGCGAAAGCGCCGTCTAAACTGGCGATGCCAGGCTTTGCCCAGCGGCTGAATGATGATGAAGTCGCGCAGCTGGCAACCTTTATTCGTCAGGGCTGGAGCAACACCGCGCCTGCGGTGAGCAAAGATCAGGTTGCTGAAGTGCGTAAAACGCTGAAGTAA
- a CDS encoding GMC family oxidoreductase, with amino-acid sequence MAQVTKKEVDVVVCGLGWAGSLMSIELALAGLDVRALERGGDRDYDEFAYPKPADEYAYAVRNKVFATPAEVAVTVRYNSSQTALPTRKWGAFAPGTGVGGSGLHWTAVLIRPTPTDIKLKTYVDEAYKPGILQDDMRVMDFPFSWEEIEPYYYKFELICGQSGNTGNLRGKILEGGDPFEGPRSEPYPLPALDDTLNNVMFKEVATKLGYHPFPNPSACVSRAWKNPYGNQIAPCNYCGYCSKYPCLNYSKASPQTAVMDSLKRMPNFSYEVNAEVIKVVLNDDKKTAKGVIYIDAQGNECFQPAKIVVLSSFQLYNVRLMLLSGIGKPYNPITEEGVVGRNYAFLSNGGATLFFKDKNFNPYATAGATGQMFNDISPGNFDGPSLGFLGGAKIHSSQATGTPISTALPKGTPTWGMGYKEGLEEWYGHSMKISITTTCQSYRDIYLDLDPNYNDHRGLPLLRMTFNWKENELKLQQHLKGIVGNIAKELNPDSMSMSFLPMGADFDITKYVSTHNVGGAVMGDNPKTSALNKYLQSWDVHNVFVPGGNAFPQNFQANPTDTIGAITLMAAQAIKDHYLKNPGPLVQA; translated from the coding sequence ATGGCACAGGTTACTAAAAAAGAAGTCGACGTCGTGGTCTGCGGCCTCGGCTGGGCAGGCTCGCTGATGAGCATCGAGCTGGCACTGGCAGGTCTGGACGTGCGCGCCCTGGAGCGCGGCGGCGATCGCGATTACGACGAGTTCGCCTACCCGAAACCGGCGGATGAATACGCCTATGCGGTGCGCAACAAAGTGTTTGCGACACCCGCCGAAGTGGCGGTCACCGTGCGCTACAACAGCAGCCAGACGGCATTGCCAACCCGTAAATGGGGCGCGTTTGCACCGGGCACCGGCGTAGGCGGTTCCGGTCTGCACTGGACGGCGGTACTGATCCGTCCGACGCCGACCGACATCAAACTTAAAACCTACGTTGACGAGGCTTACAAGCCCGGCATTCTGCAGGATGATATGCGGGTGATGGACTTCCCGTTCAGCTGGGAAGAGATCGAGCCCTATTACTATAAATTCGAACTGATTTGCGGCCAGTCGGGCAACACCGGCAACCTGCGCGGCAAAATCCTGGAAGGCGGCGACCCGTTTGAAGGCCCGCGCTCTGAACCTTACCCACTGCCCGCGCTGGATGACACGCTGAACAACGTGATGTTCAAAGAGGTAGCGACGAAACTCGGTTACCACCCGTTCCCGAATCCGTCAGCCTGTGTGTCACGTGCGTGGAAAAACCCGTACGGCAACCAGATCGCCCCGTGTAACTACTGCGGCTACTGCAGCAAATATCCGTGTCTGAACTACTCCAAAGCGTCGCCGCAGACGGCGGTGATGGATTCGCTGAAGCGTATGCCGAACTTCTCCTATGAAGTGAATGCGGAAGTGATTAAGGTCGTGCTGAACGATGATAAGAAAACCGCCAAAGGCGTGATCTACATCGATGCGCAGGGCAACGAGTGCTTCCAGCCCGCGAAAATCGTGGTGCTGAGCAGCTTCCAGCTCTACAACGTGCGTCTGATGCTGCTTTCCGGCATCGGCAAACCTTACAACCCGATTACCGAAGAGGGCGTGGTAGGCCGTAACTACGCGTTCCTGTCGAACGGCGGCGCAACGCTGTTCTTCAAAGATAAAAACTTCAATCCGTATGCGACGGCGGGCGCGACCGGCCAGATGTTTAACGATATCTCGCCAGGCAACTTCGACGGCCCTTCACTTGGCTTCCTGGGCGGTGCGAAGATCCACAGCTCACAGGCGACCGGCACGCCAATCAGCACCGCGCTGCCAAAAGGCACCCCGACCTGGGGCATGGGCTACAAGGAAGGTCTGGAAGAGTGGTACGGTCATTCGATGAAGATCAGCATCACCACCACCTGCCAGTCTTACCGCGACATCTATCTGGATCTCGATCCGAACTACAACGATCACCGTGGCCTGCCACTGCTGCGCATGACGTTTAACTGGAAAGAGAATGAGCTGAAGCTGCAGCAGCATCTGAAAGGCATCGTCGGCAACATCGCCAAAGAGCTGAACCCGGACAGCATGAGCATGAGCTTCCTGCCAATGGGCGCGGATTTCGATATCACCAAATATGTCTCTACGCACAACGTGGGCGGCGCGGTGATGGGCGATAACCCGAAAACCTCGGCGCTGAACAAGTATCTGCAGAGCTGGGATGTGCATAACGTCTTTGTGCCCGGCGGCAACGCCTTCCCGCAGAACTTCCAGGCGAACCCGACCGATACCATCGGTGCGATTACCCTGATGGCGGCGCAGGCGATCAAAGATCACTACCTGAAAAATCCCGGTCCACTGGTACAGGCATAA
- the rtcR gene encoding RNA repair transcriptional activator RtcR, with protein sequence MKANVVIGVLGTVLDRRGKRENRWSKWRPTVALCQQEDLRIDRLELLYQPRDINMAQRVAEDIIQASPATEVVLHSVKLADPWDFEEVYGSFLDFVSRYPFNTDAEEYLVHITTGTHVAQICWFLLTEARYLPARLLQTSPASKGSETPTALGHYSIIDLDLNRYATLTSRFQREQQHSTSFLKSGIETRNPTFNRLIEQIERVALRSDSPMLLTGPTGAGKSFLAERIYQLRHARHRLAGKFVAVNCATLRGDNAMSTLFGHVKGAFTGAQQARGGLLREADGGMLFLDEIAELGLDEQAMLLRAIEEKRFFPYGSDKEVSSDFQLVAGTHRDMQQWIAEGRFREDLFARINMWTFQLPGLAERREDIEPNLDFELARYTREQQTQVRFDKEARSHFLRFACSAEASWRGNFRELSASVTRMATLAEQGRISLELVEEEIARLRTNWCSPVVLAAQPDPPLAQYDLFDECQLQTVLSVCRTADSLSEAGRRLFAVSRQGKKQPNDADRLRKYLARFGLSWEEVKR encoded by the coding sequence ATGAAAGCTAACGTGGTGATAGGTGTGCTGGGTACTGTGCTGGACAGGCGTGGCAAGCGGGAAAATCGCTGGAGTAAATGGCGGCCAACCGTCGCGCTTTGCCAGCAGGAAGATCTCAGGATCGATCGGCTGGAACTGCTCTATCAGCCACGCGATATCAACATGGCACAGCGAGTGGCTGAAGATATCATTCAGGCATCCCCCGCCACTGAAGTTGTGCTGCACAGCGTTAAGCTGGCCGATCCCTGGGATTTTGAAGAGGTTTACGGCAGCTTCCTCGATTTTGTCAGCCGCTATCCTTTTAATACCGACGCCGAAGAGTACCTGGTGCATATCACTACCGGTACACACGTGGCACAAATCTGCTGGTTTTTACTGACTGAAGCCCGCTATCTGCCCGCACGTCTTTTGCAGACCTCACCAGCCAGTAAGGGATCTGAGACGCCTACTGCACTCGGCCACTACTCCATAATCGATCTCGATCTTAACCGATACGCCACACTGACCAGCCGTTTTCAGCGCGAACAGCAGCACTCCACCTCCTTTTTAAAATCTGGCATTGAGACGCGAAACCCTACGTTTAACAGACTGATCGAGCAGATTGAACGTGTGGCGCTCCGCTCCGACTCTCCGATGCTGCTGACCGGCCCAACCGGCGCGGGCAAATCTTTCCTTGCGGAGCGCATCTATCAACTGCGTCATGCCCGCCACCGGCTAGCGGGTAAATTCGTGGCGGTTAACTGCGCTACTCTGCGCGGTGACAATGCGATGTCCACGCTGTTCGGCCATGTCAAAGGAGCTTTTACAGGTGCACAGCAGGCACGTGGCGGCCTGCTGCGGGAAGCCGATGGCGGCATGCTGTTTCTGGACGAGATCGCCGAACTGGGGCTGGATGAGCAAGCGATGTTACTGCGTGCCATCGAAGAGAAACGCTTTTTCCCTTATGGCTCAGATAAAGAAGTCAGCAGCGATTTCCAGCTGGTCGCCGGCACGCACCGGGACATGCAACAGTGGATTGCCGAAGGCCGCTTTCGCGAAGATCTGTTTGCCCGCATCAACATGTGGACGTTTCAACTGCCGGGACTGGCCGAACGCCGCGAAGATATTGAACCCAATCTGGATTTTGAGCTGGCGCGTTACACACGTGAACAGCAAACGCAGGTGCGATTTGATAAAGAAGCGAGAAGTCACTTTCTGCGTTTCGCCTGCTCGGCAGAAGCCAGCTGGCGAGGCAATTTCCGCGAACTAAGCGCTTCCGTCACACGTATGGCGACCCTGGCGGAACAGGGAAGGATTTCTCTGGAACTGGTAGAAGAAGAGATTGCCCGGCTGCGCACCAACTGGTGCTCTCCGGTTGTGCTGGCTGCCCAGCCAGATCCCCCTTTAGCGCAGTACGATCTGTTTGATGAGTGCCAGCTACAGACGGTGTTAAGCGTCTGCCGCACGGCAGATTCGCTTTCCGAAGCGGGGCGACGCCTGTTTGCCGTCTCCCGCCAGGGGAAAAAACAGCCCAACGATGCCGATCGCCTGCGTAAGTATCTGGCACGGTTTGGGCTGAGCTGGGAAGAGGTTAAAAGATAA
- a CDS encoding YsnF/AvaK domain-containing protein has product MAQEKIVTLFDSAIQAEAAKRNLVKAGFSDRDISLISGERLQQEGQSVRHPSLWQRLFGHDVDKDEADVYTRAMDKGGVVLTIRTEEEKLARAMTILHSHDSVDVPSRMQSSVGNGTTAPGINPTAGKQFAGETNDRPAEPLRTSLTGDESEADILRLAEEQVEVGKRLVSEGSTRVRRYTVTDTVSEDISLHEQHADIFRRSVNEPALAGEVDWSEKTVEVAETHEQPVINKTTHVKEEVVVRTDGSDRTETINDTVRRQEVEIDHARGGLESELPGTTAGVKPAAAGAATQSPGAHNHDHKESLTEKVKDKAGEVKDKVENKLHHDHTH; this is encoded by the coding sequence ATGGCACAGGAAAAAATCGTAACACTGTTCGATTCTGCAATTCAGGCAGAGGCCGCGAAAAGAAATCTCGTGAAAGCAGGCTTTTCTGATCGGGACATCAGTCTTATCAGTGGAGAACGTTTGCAGCAGGAAGGGCAGTCTGTCCGCCATCCGAGCCTGTGGCAGCGTCTGTTTGGGCACGACGTCGATAAAGATGAGGCGGATGTGTATACCCGAGCAATGGACAAGGGCGGCGTCGTGCTGACCATCCGTACTGAGGAGGAGAAGCTGGCCCGCGCCATGACGATTCTCCATTCTCATGACTCGGTAGATGTGCCGTCACGTATGCAAAGCTCAGTCGGGAACGGCACCACCGCACCGGGCATTAACCCGACCGCAGGCAAGCAGTTTGCCGGTGAGACCAACGACCGCCCGGCTGAGCCGCTACGCACCTCGCTGACCGGTGATGAGAGCGAAGCTGACATTCTGCGTCTGGCCGAAGAGCAGGTGGAAGTGGGTAAACGTCTGGTGAGCGAAGGCTCCACCCGCGTACGACGCTATACCGTGACCGATACCGTCTCTGAAGATATCTCGCTGCATGAGCAGCATGCTGACATCTTCCGCCGCTCGGTGAATGAACCCGCGCTGGCCGGTGAAGTGGACTGGTCCGAGAAAACCGTCGAAGTCGCTGAGACGCATGAGCAGCCGGTAATCAACAAAACGACCCACGTGAAAGAAGAAGTGGTGGTGCGTACCGACGGCAGCGATCGTACCGAGACGATTAACGACACGGTGCGTCGTCAGGAAGTGGAGATCGACCATGCACGCGGTGGTCTGGAGAGCGAGCTTCCGGGTACGACAGCAGGGGTAAAACCTGCTGCAGCGGGTGCAGCGACACAGTCACCCGGCGCGCACAACCATGACCACAAAGAGAGCCTGACTGAGAAAGTGAAGGATAAAGCTGGCGAAGTGAAGGATAAGGTCGAAAACAAGCTGCATCATGACCATACGCATTGA
- a CDS encoding DUF2501 domain-containing protein, producing the protein MKQAQRSAWGWGLAALLVAGSASAASWQDQLSSAASQLSQQNNGSTTQQNGGMSLSAITSMLGGGDKAVSANSMTNAAGVMQYCVEHNVVKNNVQSVKDQVLSKLGLNTTTAQEQKTDYTQGVAGLLNTGNGQQLNLQSLSNSPMGEKLKTKACDVVLKQGKNFIS; encoded by the coding sequence ATGAAACAGGCACAACGCAGTGCATGGGGATGGGGACTGGCGGCACTTCTGGTGGCAGGCAGTGCATCAGCGGCAAGCTGGCAGGATCAGCTGAGCAGTGCAGCATCGCAGCTCAGCCAGCAGAATAACGGCAGCACCACCCAGCAGAATGGCGGCATGTCACTGTCTGCTATTACCAGCATGCTGGGCGGCGGCGACAAAGCGGTCAGCGCCAACAGCATGACCAACGCGGCCGGTGTGATGCAGTACTGCGTCGAACATAACGTGGTGAAAAACAACGTGCAGTCGGTTAAAGATCAGGTGCTGAGCAAGCTCGGTCTGAATACCACCACCGCGCAGGAACAGAAAACCGACTACACCCAGGGCGTGGCAGGACTGCTGAACACCGGGAACGGCCAGCAGTTGAATCTGCAAAGCCTGAGCAACTCGCCGATGGGCGAGAAGCTGAAAACCAAAGCCTGTGACGTGGTCCTGAAGCAGGGCAAAAACTTTATCTCCTGA